A window from Borrelia sp. P9F1 encodes these proteins:
- a CDS encoding CoA-disulfide reductase — protein MKVIIIGGTAAGTSAAAKAKRMDKELNITIYEKTNTTSFGACGLPYFIGGFFDDANEMIARTPEEFERSGISVRTEHEVIQLDIKSSTLKLKNLKTEEVFIDTYDKLVIATGGRPIIPPIDNIQLNNFYTLRNMKDGKEIRELFSKKEINDIVIIGAGYIGIEMVEAAKARGKNVRVVQLDKRILSESFDKEITDLMEAELIKNNVLLHTNEFVKSLVGKEKIEGIITNKGEYKADLVILSTGIRPSTEFLKGQLETLKNGAIVVNEYGETSIGGVYSAGDCATVYNIVSKQHDYIPLATTASKLGRIVGENLAGQRVPFRGTLGSASIKVLSLEAARTGLTEESASRLGMKCKSVFIKDKNHTSYYPSQEDLYIKLIYNKKTEEIIGAQIIGKDGAALRMHALSLAIYSKLTTRELGMLDFAYSPPFSKTWDALNIAGNAVK, from the coding sequence ATGAAAGTAATAATTATCGGAGGCACCGCTGCAGGCACCAGTGCTGCTGCTAAAGCAAAAAGAATGGATAAAGAATTAAACATTACTATTTATGAAAAAACAAATACTACGTCTTTTGGTGCTTGTGGACTGCCGTACTTCATCGGAGGCTTTTTCGATGATGCAAACGAAATGATAGCTAGGACGCCTGAGGAATTTGAGCGAAGTGGCATATCTGTGCGGACTGAACATGAGGTTATTCAGTTAGACATAAAAAGTAGTACTCTTAAATTAAAAAATCTAAAAACGGAAGAAGTGTTTATTGATACATATGATAAATTAGTGATTGCGACAGGAGGGAGGCCTATTATTCCTCCTATTGACAATATTCAACTGAATAATTTTTATACTCTCAGAAACATGAAAGACGGGAAAGAAATAAGAGAACTTTTTAGTAAAAAAGAAATAAATGACATCGTAATTATCGGGGCTGGATATATTGGAATTGAAATGGTGGAAGCTGCTAAGGCCCGAGGAAAAAATGTAAGAGTTGTCCAACTAGATAAGCGAATACTTAGTGAATCATTTGACAAAGAAATCACCGATCTAATGGAAGCAGAGCTAATTAAAAACAATGTTTTGCTTCATACAAATGAATTTGTAAAAAGTTTAGTAGGAAAGGAAAAGATTGAAGGAATCATTACAAACAAGGGAGAATATAAGGCTGACCTTGTAATTCTTTCCACAGGCATACGCCCCTCTACTGAATTTTTAAAAGGGCAACTTGAAACTTTAAAAAACGGTGCTATCGTTGTCAACGAGTACGGTGAGACTAGCATAGGGGGTGTTTATTCCGCGGGGGATTGTGCTACGGTATACAATATTGTAAGCAAACAGCACGATTACATTCCCCTTGCCACAACGGCTAGTAAACTGGGGAGGATAGTAGGTGAAAATTTAGCAGGACAGCGCGTTCCTTTTCGGGGAACGCTGGGGTCTGCATCCATTAAGGTTTTATCTCTTGAAGCAGCAAGAACTGGTCTAACGGAGGAGAGTGCTTCAAGGCTTGGGATGAAATGTAAGTCGGTGTTTATAAAGGATAAAAATCACACAAGCTATTACCCATCTCAGGAAGACTTATACATCAAATTAATTTACAATAAAAAAACAGAAGAGATTATTGGAGCTCAGATAATTGGAAAGGATGGTGCAGCACTAAGGATGCATGCATTATCTCTTGCAATTTATTCAAAACTTACAACAAGGGAGCTTGGAATGCTTGATTTCGCATATTCTCCACCTTTTTCAAAAACCTGGGACGCGCTGAATATTGCAGGCAATGCAGTAAAGTAG
- the thrS gene encoding threonine--tRNA ligase yields the protein MGKELDRDGILYKKRHSVAHVMAEAVLALFPSTKIAIGPPIKDGFYYDFEFEAHITEDVLLLIESKMRDILKTGSSFVKEVITKEHALDLFKDQPYKIDLINNLGFEEEISIYRSHNFVDLCKGPHVDDMRKIDPKAFKLTSIAGAYWRGNEKNKMLTRIYGTLWNNERELKAYLHLREEIKRRDHRKLGRELDLFSIHEEIGPGLIFFHPNGARVRTLIEDFWREEHFKNGYDILFTPHVGKSWLWETSGHLDFYKDSMFEKIEMDRSSYYVKPMNCPFHIAIYNEGKHSYKDLPFRWAELGTVYRYEKIGALHGSMRVRGFTQDDAHIICTYEQVKTEVKEVLRFALYIWDKFGFTNLRAYLSTKPAKSVGSVEDWDMSVRVLEEALIDFNISYDVDEGGGAFYGPKIDLKIVDSLEREWQMSTIQFDFNLPERFKMTYTTEEGKDKRPFMIHRALLGSVERFFGIFVEHYGGAFPVWLAPLQVVIIPVNNIVEEYALRVLSIFREGGIRIKLDNDCNTRMNAKIREYQAKKVPYMFIIGERELKKEEISIRTRTNEQINGLGLAEAFEFVKLKIKLKEIL from the coding sequence ATGGGTAAAGAGTTAGACAGAGATGGTATTTTGTATAAAAAAAGGCATTCAGTTGCTCATGTTATGGCAGAAGCGGTTCTTGCTTTATTTCCAAGTACTAAAATTGCAATAGGTCCCCCAATTAAAGATGGGTTTTATTATGATTTTGAGTTTGAAGCTCATATTACAGAGGATGTTCTTTTGTTAATAGAGAGCAAGATGCGAGATATTTTAAAGACGGGTAGTTCTTTTGTAAAGGAGGTAATTACTAAGGAACACGCCTTAGATTTGTTTAAAGATCAGCCTTACAAGATCGATTTAATTAATAACCTTGGGTTTGAAGAAGAGATTTCGATATATAGGAGCCATAATTTTGTTGATCTTTGCAAGGGTCCTCATGTTGATGATATGCGTAAAATTGACCCAAAAGCATTTAAGTTAACCAGTATTGCCGGTGCTTATTGGCGTGGGAATGAAAAAAATAAAATGCTTACTCGCATCTATGGGACTTTGTGGAATAATGAAAGAGAGCTTAAAGCGTATCTTCACTTAAGGGAGGAGATAAAAAGAAGAGACCACAGGAAACTTGGACGAGAGCTTGACTTATTTTCTATTCATGAGGAGATAGGTCCAGGACTTATATTTTTTCACCCTAATGGCGCTAGGGTAAGAACTTTGATAGAAGATTTTTGGAGAGAAGAACATTTTAAAAACGGGTATGACATTCTTTTTACACCCCACGTGGGTAAATCTTGGCTTTGGGAAACATCCGGACACCTAGATTTTTATAAGGATAGCATGTTTGAGAAAATCGAGATGGATAGGAGTAGTTATTATGTTAAGCCTATGAATTGTCCGTTTCATATTGCGATTTATAATGAGGGGAAGCACTCTTATAAGGATTTACCTTTCAGATGGGCTGAGCTTGGTACAGTGTATCGTTATGAAAAAATAGGTGCTCTTCACGGCTCTATGCGTGTTAGAGGATTTACTCAAGACGATGCTCATATCATATGTACTTATGAGCAAGTTAAGACAGAGGTTAAGGAAGTTTTAAGATTCGCACTTTATATATGGGATAAATTTGGTTTTACAAACTTAAGAGCATATCTTTCTACAAAACCTGCAAAATCTGTAGGCAGTGTTGAAGATTGGGATATGTCTGTAAGGGTATTAGAGGAGGCTTTAATTGATTTTAATATTTCTTACGATGTTGATGAAGGCGGGGGAGCCTTTTATGGACCTAAGATTGACCTTAAAATAGTAGATTCTCTTGAAAGAGAATGGCAGATGAGTACAATTCAGTTTGATTTTAATTTACCAGAAAGATTTAAAATGACTTATACTACGGAAGAGGGTAAGGATAAGAGACCTTTTATGATTCATCGTGCTCTTCTCGGTTCTGTTGAGAGATTTTTTGGTATTTTCGTAGAACATTACGGGGGAGCATTTCCTGTATGGCTTGCACCTCTTCAAGTTGTCATTATTCCTGTGAATAATATTGTAGAAGAATATGCACTAAGAGTTTTGTCCATATTTAGGGAAGGAGGCATTAGGATAAAGCTTGATAATGATTGTAATACAAGAATGAATGCTAAGATTAGAGAATATCAGGCTAAGAAAGTACCTTATATGTTTATAATAGGAGAGAGAGAGTTAAAGAAAGAGGAGATTTCTATTAGGACTAGAACTAATGAGCAGATTAATGGGCTTGGGCTTGCCGAGGCTTTTGAATTTGTAAAATTAAAAATAAAGCTTAAGGAGATTTTGTAA
- a CDS encoding MinD/ParA family protein — translation MTKIIPVASGKGGVGKTSFVANIGYKLSSLGKTVILVDLDLGGSNLHTCLGVKNTGFGVGSFINKREKNFSNLIVETPYNRLYLIPGDALYAGTANLPFSIKKKIIDSIQRDLVADFVFIDLGSGTSYNTVDFYLVAYSGIVVTVPETPSILNAYSFLKNALYRLLYLGFPPKSAEREYISNFFKEKIEGSNVKFKDLVTGIELISLSSSLKVKKMMNNFYPRVVLNRIESSEEIGMCENLINVVKNNINVPIEFIGFVPFAKSFRESVNSRIPFIDFDKNSKLNKYFEFISHNLIKSPIEGSPYIYDDIYDMIKDQSQFIRN, via the coding sequence ATGACTAAGATTATTCCTGTTGCAAGCGGAAAGGGTGGTGTTGGTAAGACCTCTTTTGTTGCTAATATTGGCTATAAACTTTCAAGTTTGGGAAAGACTGTAATATTGGTTGATCTTGATCTTGGCGGTTCTAATCTACATACATGTTTGGGAGTTAAGAATACTGGTTTTGGAGTAGGCTCTTTTATTAATAAGCGTGAAAAAAATTTTTCAAATTTAATTGTTGAAACGCCTTACAATAGGCTTTATTTAATACCGGGAGATGCTCTTTATGCGGGGACGGCCAATCTTCCCTTCTCCATAAAGAAGAAGATAATTGATTCAATTCAAAGGGATCTTGTTGCAGATTTTGTTTTCATAGATTTGGGCTCAGGTACATCTTATAATACTGTAGATTTTTATTTAGTAGCTTACAGTGGTATTGTGGTCACCGTGCCAGAGACTCCTTCCATACTTAATGCATATTCATTTTTAAAAAATGCACTTTATCGTCTTTTGTATCTAGGATTTCCTCCAAAGAGTGCTGAGCGTGAATATATTAGTAATTTCTTTAAAGAAAAGATAGAAGGATCAAATGTTAAATTTAAGGATTTAGTTACAGGAATTGAGCTTATATCTTTAAGTTCGTCTCTTAAGGTTAAGAAGATGATGAATAATTTTTATCCTAGAGTTGTGCTTAATAGAATAGAATCTAGCGAAGAGATAGGTATGTGTGAAAATTTAATTAATGTCGTTAAGAACAATATTAATGTACCAATAGAATTTATTGGATTTGTTCCATTTGCTAAGAGTTTTAGGGAATCTGTTAATAGTAGGATTCCATTTATTGATTTTGATAAAAATTCAAAACTCAATAAGTATTTCGAGTTTATTTCTCACAATTTGATTAAGTCTCCTATTGAAGGCTCGCCTTATATTTACGATGATATATACGATATGATTAAGGATCAGAGTCAGTTTATTAGAAATTAG
- the cyaB gene encoding class IV adenylate cyclase: MLEIESKAFIPKREIKRILKLAKQKFKFIKEEFKRDVYYCNTKQTIRIRKSNSSTDIVTFKNKRLDNDIEINKEIEFGVDNASAFILLLKEMRFKLLYKKNKKSLIYKKENLNIEINEVENLGFFLEVEKIIRDKSELPLAKTEIYEIMEDFQLKNNIEKKSYFELLSNQLEM; encoded by the coding sequence ATGTTAGAAATAGAATCCAAAGCCTTTATCCCAAAAAGGGAAATTAAGAGAATCTTAAAATTAGCCAAGCAAAAATTCAAATTTATCAAAGAAGAATTTAAACGAGATGTGTATTACTGTAACACAAAACAAACAATTAGAATAAGGAAGTCTAATTCTTCAACCGATATTGTAACATTTAAGAACAAACGATTAGATAATGATATAGAAATCAACAAAGAAATTGAATTTGGAGTAGATAATGCAAGTGCTTTCATACTACTTCTAAAAGAAATGAGATTCAAACTTTTATATAAAAAAAACAAAAAGAGTTTGATCTATAAAAAGGAAAACTTAAACATAGAAATAAATGAGGTTGAAAATCTTGGATTCTTTCTAGAAGTAGAAAAAATCATTAGGGATAAAAGTGAACTGCCACTAGCTAAAACGGAAATCTACGAAATCATGGAGGATTTTCAGTTAAAAAACAATATTGAAAAAAAGTCGTATTTTGAACTACTAAGTAATCAACTTGAAATGTAG
- the rodA gene encoding rod shape-determining protein RodA, whose protein sequence is MAVFRKGYDFLALISLAIISFVGIFLIYSSDYASNGSLVKIEYFKQSVWVFIGFFLIFIMGRYDLKIIQGVIYPLYFLLVVSLIFTALFGVTVNGARSWIGIWKLGGQPSEFGKIVSILVLAKFYSSRRDDSSIFVFIFAFLLILPVIALVFLQPDFGTAVVYLSIFVFISFFAGVDVHYISYFTLVGFLSFLFVVVPVWCEYKSDMGNIVYLIFSNNFYFRIASLVLVLVFLSAVIGFFISKYNLNIRLTYFYIMFVSSILLISAFASSFLSKMMKPYQIKRFLVFLDPNIDLKGAGWNLNQVKIAIGSGGALGKGFLKGPYTHANYVPSQSTDFIFSILAEEFGFLGVGSVLVLFFFIFFRILIIMNKSRDKYMSLVLSGVLGLLFFHTSFNVGMCLGLLPITGIPLPFLSYGGSSSITFFLAMALYFNIESIVTVD, encoded by the coding sequence GTGGCTGTTTTTAGGAAAGGTTATGATTTTTTGGCATTAATTAGTTTGGCGATTATATCTTTTGTTGGGATTTTTCTTATATATTCTAGTGATTATGCTTCTAATGGTTCTTTGGTTAAAATTGAGTATTTTAAGCAGTCTGTATGGGTTTTTATTGGTTTTTTTTTGATTTTTATAATGGGAAGGTATGATCTTAAGATCATACAGGGGGTGATTTATCCTTTATATTTTTTATTAGTAGTTTCTTTGATTTTTACTGCTCTTTTTGGCGTTACTGTTAATGGGGCAAGATCTTGGATCGGGATTTGGAAGTTGGGGGGGCAGCCTTCAGAATTTGGTAAAATTGTTAGCATATTGGTTCTCGCTAAATTCTACAGTAGTAGGAGAGATGATAGTAGCATTTTTGTTTTTATTTTTGCTTTTCTTTTAATTTTACCTGTTATTGCGCTTGTGTTTTTGCAGCCTGACTTTGGAACTGCTGTGGTTTATTTGAGTATATTTGTGTTTATTTCTTTTTTTGCTGGCGTGGATGTGCATTATATTTCGTATTTTACTTTGGTAGGATTTCTTTCATTTCTCTTTGTAGTGGTACCTGTTTGGTGTGAGTATAAGTCAGATATGGGTAATATAGTATATTTGATTTTTTCGAATAATTTTTATTTTCGCATAGCTTCTTTGGTGTTGGTACTGGTATTTTTGTCTGCTGTTATAGGATTTTTTATTTCAAAGTACAATCTAAATATTAGGCTTACTTATTTTTATATTATGTTTGTAAGTTCAATTTTACTAATTTCTGCCTTTGCGTCTAGCTTTCTCTCTAAGATGATGAAACCCTATCAAATTAAGAGATTTTTAGTCTTCCTAGATCCAAATATTGATCTTAAGGGGGCTGGCTGGAATTTAAATCAGGTAAAGATTGCAATTGGCTCTGGGGGTGCTTTGGGTAAGGGATTTTTAAAGGGACCCTATACACACGCAAATTATGTGCCATCTCAGAGTACAGATTTTATTTTTTCAATTCTTGCTGAGGAGTTTGGATTTTTGGGAGTTGGTTCAGTTTTAGTCTTGTTTTTCTTTATCTTTTTCAGGATTTTAATAATAATGAATAAGAGCAGAGATAAGTATATGTCTTTGGTTTTATCGGGTGTGTTGGGTCTTTTATTTTTTCATACTTCTTTTAATGTTGGGATGTGTTTGGGTCTCTTGCCAATTACAGGAATACCTTTACCTTTCCTCTCTTATGGGGGTTCTTCGAGTATTACCTTCTTTCTGGCTATGGCTCTTTATTTTAACATTGAGTCTATAGTGACAGTAGACTAA
- a CDS encoding TrkA family potassium uptake protein — protein MKTFVIIGLNNLGVHLLEDLSKLDCQIIIVDTSKELVEEYDVIATESFILDQFTKNALKKVIPVDTDAVIIDFDDDLGKSALVTHYCNLLGVREICVKTEDRDDAEILKTLGATKIIFPSKDAARRLTPLLVSPNLSTYNIIGYDIIVAETVIPKEYVGKTLLEADLRREKGITVIAVRNLSNSRYEFVDGDYFFLKDDKVVICGKPDSIENFTNNKDLIKDLIAASKEEEASFKEGTKKLGFLRFFDFMKFNKDKKRD, from the coding sequence GTGAAGACTTTTGTTATTATTGGTCTGAATAATTTAGGCGTGCATCTTCTTGAGGACTTGAGTAAGCTTGATTGTCAAATTATTATTGTTGATACATCAAAGGAGTTGGTAGAGGAATATGATGTTATTGCTACGGAAAGTTTCATTCTTGATCAATTTACTAAAAATGCTTTAAAGAAAGTAATCCCTGTGGATACGGATGCTGTCATTATTGATTTTGATGATGATCTTGGAAAGAGTGCTCTTGTTACTCATTATTGTAATCTTTTAGGTGTAAGAGAAATATGTGTTAAAACTGAGGATAGGGATGATGCTGAAATATTGAAAACCCTTGGAGCTACGAAAATTATATTCCCAAGTAAAGATGCAGCAAGGAGATTGACTCCGCTGTTAGTTTCTCCCAATCTTTCGACGTATAATATTATTGGGTATGATATTATTGTTGCTGAGACTGTTATTCCTAAAGAGTATGTGGGAAAGACTCTTCTTGAGGCTGATTTGAGAAGAGAAAAGGGCATTACAGTGATTGCTGTTAGAAATTTAAGTAATTCTAGGTATGAGTTTGTGGATGGGGATTATTTTTTTTTGAAAGACGATAAGGTTGTGATTTGTGGTAAACCGGATAGTATTGAAAATTTCACAAATAATAAGGATTTGATTAAAGACTTAATTGCGGCTTCTAAAGAGGAAGAGGCTTCATTTAAGGAAGGAACTAAGAAGTTGGGGTTTTTAAGGTTTTTTGATTTCATGAAGTTTAATAAAGATAAGAAGAGAGATTAG
- a CDS encoding TrkH family potassium uptake protein: MLKLGFSDRFLLFSYFVLIIFFGFLLLSFPISWKGEEKLEYIDALFTSVSAVSITGLTTVKIENFSTFGFVVIMLLIQFGGLGFITITTFYLLIPKRKLKMTDARIIKQYSLSNIEYNPIKILKSILLVTFLIELIGLVLIIICFKLRDVRVSFFEVLFTVVSAFCNAGFSMHSESIYAWRDVPEAVVVVAILIICGGLGFMVYRDVTDTIRDKKKLSLHAKIVFSLSFFLIVFGAVVFFLSEIHKVNEGYSLGTLILNSIFYSISTRTAGFSYLENSVITSRTQMITLPFMFIGGAPGSTAGGIKVTTFFLIILAVIKTQDGNGYIIGSYKVSIDSIRFALLFFARAIFILCFSFFMLLAAEGGGNWKVIDLGYEVFSAFGTVGLSVGVTQELSYLGKIIIIFTMFAGRIGLFSMAIFVSRRVRFEEFTRPRQDILVG, from the coding sequence ATGTTAAAACTTGGGTTTAGTGATAGATTTCTTCTGTTCAGTTATTTTGTCTTGATTATCTTCTTTGGGTTTCTCTTGTTGTCTTTTCCTATTTCTTGGAAGGGAGAGGAAAAATTGGAATACATAGATGCTTTGTTTACATCCGTGTCTGCTGTTAGTATTACAGGGCTTACTACTGTTAAGATTGAAAATTTTTCCACCTTTGGATTTGTGGTCATAATGTTGTTAATCCAATTTGGAGGACTTGGGTTTATAACTATTACTACCTTTTATTTGCTTATACCTAAGCGTAAGTTGAAGATGACAGATGCTAGGATTATTAAGCAATATTCTCTTTCAAATATTGAATATAATCCCATTAAAATTTTGAAAAGTATCCTTCTTGTAACTTTTTTAATTGAACTGATTGGACTAGTGTTGATAATAATTTGTTTTAAATTACGAGATGTCAGGGTTTCGTTTTTTGAAGTTTTGTTTACTGTGGTTTCAGCCTTTTGTAACGCAGGGTTTTCTATGCATTCTGAGAGTATTTATGCATGGCGGGATGTGCCTGAAGCGGTAGTAGTAGTAGCTATTTTGATCATTTGCGGGGGACTCGGGTTTATGGTGTATCGTGATGTTACTGACACCATTAGAGATAAAAAAAAATTATCTCTTCATGCTAAGATTGTCTTTAGTCTTAGTTTCTTTTTAATCGTTTTTGGAGCGGTTGTATTTTTTTTGTCTGAGATTCATAAGGTAAATGAAGGCTATTCACTTGGAACCTTAATATTAAATTCAATATTCTACTCGATAAGTACACGAACGGCAGGATTTAGTTACCTTGAAAATTCTGTTATTACGAGCAGGACTCAGATGATTACTTTGCCTTTCATGTTTATTGGAGGTGCTCCTGGATCAACTGCTGGTGGAATTAAGGTAACCACGTTTTTTTTAATTATTCTTGCTGTAATAAAGACCCAAGATGGCAACGGTTATATTATAGGATCGTATAAGGTATCGATTGACAGTATAAGGTTTGCTCTTTTATTTTTTGCAAGAGCTATTTTTATTCTGTGTTTTTCATTTTTCATGCTTCTTGCTGCTGAGGGTGGGGGTAATTGGAAAGTGATTGACTTAGGGTATGAAGTTTTTTCTGCCTTTGGTACTGTTGGTCTTTCGGTAGGTGTTACTCAAGAATTGTCATATTTGGGTAAAATAATTATAATCTTTACTATGTTTGCAGGTAGAATAGGCCTTTTTTCGATGGCAATTTTTGTTTCGCGGAGAGTTCGCTTTGAGGAATTTACAAGACCAAGACAAGATATTTTGGTGGGTTAG
- a CDS encoding ATP-dependent 6-phosphofructokinase, with protein sequence MYRIKDKELDFRIERLGECKQNNPLIDFYASESHMHFTSEANKIRFSVYKNEKSCDKYEDILLEKAGPRDKIYFIPKHVKAAITTCGGLCPGFNDVIRSIVRTLWKVYGVRNIYGVKFGYQGLLPESNSPFVQLNPDIVDDINQFGGTVLGSSRGGIKPVEIVDTLERMNINMLFNIGGDGTQKGSILIAEEIARRNLKIAVVGIPKTVDNDFMFVQKSFGFETAVEQAVAAVAGAHFEANSAYNGIGLVKVMGRDSGFIAAYTALSSNDVNFCLIPELDFDIEGPNGFLEHLEKRLLSKESLDEIPHAVILIAEGAGQKYFDPSSRRRDDSGNLLYEDIGLYLKDKITEYFNVKHIPITLKYIDPSYIIRSSPANASDSLYCARLGSNAVHAAMSGKTKLLISLWSTKFVHIPIEMAVIDRNKVNINGSFWRDVLASTGQPFSMKN encoded by the coding sequence ATGTATAGGATTAAAGATAAGGAGTTAGACTTCAGGATAGAAAGACTAGGAGAGTGTAAGCAAAACAATCCTTTAATTGATTTTTATGCTAGTGAGAGTCATATGCATTTTACTAGTGAGGCTAATAAAATTAGATTTAGTGTTTATAAGAATGAAAAAAGTTGTGATAAGTATGAAGATATCCTTTTAGAGAAGGCTGGACCTAGAGATAAGATATATTTTATTCCAAAGCATGTTAAGGCGGCGATTACCACTTGTGGCGGGCTTTGTCCTGGATTTAATGATGTTATTCGTTCGATTGTAAGAACTTTATGGAAAGTATACGGAGTGCGTAATATTTATGGTGTTAAGTTTGGGTATCAGGGTCTCTTGCCAGAATCTAATTCGCCTTTTGTTCAGCTTAATCCGGATATAGTTGATGATATTAACCAATTTGGCGGGACAGTTCTTGGCTCCTCAAGGGGAGGGATTAAACCTGTTGAAATAGTTGATACTTTAGAGAGAATGAATATTAATATGCTTTTTAACATAGGTGGAGATGGGACCCAGAAGGGATCTATTTTAATTGCTGAGGAAATAGCTAGGAGAAATTTAAAGATAGCTGTTGTAGGGATTCCTAAGACAGTTGATAATGATTTTATGTTTGTTCAAAAATCCTTTGGGTTTGAAACAGCAGTTGAACAGGCCGTTGCTGCTGTTGCTGGAGCACATTTTGAGGCAAACAGCGCTTATAATGGCATTGGCCTTGTTAAGGTAATGGGTAGGGATTCTGGGTTTATTGCTGCCTATACTGCTTTATCTTCTAATGATGTTAATTTTTGCTTAATACCAGAGTTGGACTTTGACATTGAAGGGCCCAATGGTTTCCTTGAGCACCTTGAAAAGAGGCTTTTATCAAAAGAGAGTTTAGATGAAATTCCTCATGCAGTGATATTAATAGCGGAGGGAGCGGGACAGAAATATTTTGATCCTAGTAGTCGCAGAAGGGATGATTCTGGTAATTTGCTGTATGAGGATATTGGGCTTTATCTTAAAGATAAGATCACTGAATATTTTAATGTTAAGCATATTCCAATTACGCTTAAGTACATCGATCCTAGTTATATTATTAGAAGTTCACCGGCTAATGCTAGTGATTCTCTTTATTGTGCTCGTCTTGGTTCAAATGCTGTTCATGCTGCGATGTCAGGTAAGACAAAATTATTGATTAGCTTGTGGAGTACGAAGTTCGTTCATATCCCAATAGAAATGGCAGTAATTGATAGAAATAAGGTGAATATCAATGGTTCCTTTTGGAGAGATGTTCTTGCAAGTACTGGGCAGCCATTTAGTATGAAGAACTAG
- the pgsA gene encoding CDP-diacylglycerol--glycerol-3-phosphate 3-phosphatidyltransferase translates to MGMISPNKVTFFRIILSFIILLIFFLEDFWNPYLFLILIWVLIVLNEITDVIDGHIARKYGLVSNMGKVLDPYADVLQHLTYFVFFFYKGITPYYFFVVFVYREISIGFIRNLIIQFNIVQQAKISGKLKSLFYAVATFASLFLYSLDKLKITMLIEKYIGAVLNINFNFSFIIGIIYAMSTFLVIVSFIDYLLVFLELEKYEN, encoded by the coding sequence ATGGGAATGATTAGTCCTAATAAGGTAACTTTTTTTCGGATTATATTGTCTTTCATCATATTACTTATATTTTTTCTTGAAGATTTTTGGAATCCTTATTTGTTTTTAATTCTGATTTGGGTTCTAATTGTTTTAAATGAAATAACAGATGTTATCGATGGGCATATTGCTAGAAAGTATGGGTTGGTTAGCAATATGGGGAAAGTTTTAGATCCTTATGCAGATGTTCTGCAACACTTAACGTATTTCGTTTTCTTCTTTTATAAGGGTATTACTCCGTATTATTTTTTTGTGGTATTTGTGTACCGTGAGATTTCCATTGGTTTTATTCGAAATTTAATCATCCAATTTAACATAGTTCAACAAGCTAAAATTTCGGGTAAATTAAAATCATTATTTTACGCTGTTGCAACATTTGCCAGCCTTTTTCTTTATAGTCTAGATAAATTGAAAATTACTATGTTGATTGAGAAATATATAGGGGCTGTTTTAAATATAAATTTTAATTTCTCTTTTATTATTGGAATAATATATGCTATGTCTACATTTTTAGTCATTGTGTCTTTTATCGACTATTTGTTGGTTTTTTTGGAGCTTGAAAAATATGAAAATTAA